ATCACATACTAAAAGTAAGTTCTATTTTCccatttgattatttttctacTTTCGAAACTCAAATAGTAGCCAGTAAACAACTAAAATGGGTGATTTTTCTGaatattatacaaatttaaCGGCTACTATGACTTGGGTCAAgagtgaaatttcaaaattcaaagagtataataactaaaaataaccaaaaaccAAAGTAAGGGGACAATTCACAATTCATGGACTAATAGCAAAACTTgaacttttttccttttttgaaagAACTTGACCTATTTAAACCTATTGttcatatatatgaaaaattgagcaaaaagaaaatagaaatcaaaagtAATGACAGACATATCAGCTATGAAGCTTTATCTGGTAGCTGCGTTGCATCACAAAATAAGGCCATTATCGACAAGCCTTTCAGCATTTCAACTCCACTTATAGTAATAGTAGAATTTACAGCAACTCAAAGCTATAACTATGGCTGGCTACGATGATTCAGATAGGGCTCTAAATTTGGGTATTTGATGCAAACTTACTACATAGGAAAGGAATTTTCAAGAACCTAGGCTGCTCAAATacctttctttttgttgttgctGAATCTGGAGAAACTCCAATGGTGTCCATATGTATCCCAAAATCTCTGCCATTCTTTTTGCTGCTATACTATAGGGTGACAAATATCATGTTGAACTGCAAAACATACAAACAAAGAAGGAAGCTTTCAATGTCAAATATTACGAAATCTAACATATGCAAGCAATGAATTTTAGACACACACACACAGAGGCAGAAGAACAGAAAGATCCCACACGGATTACTCTTTATGCAAATTGATACCAAATTACCAACCTTACTAATAACGATTACTTTACAAAGAAGCACACAAATCAAGTTTTGTTTAGGGTCGGATCATTTAATGCAGGCAATATCATTCATGTAGTCACACACACATTGATACATAAATAAGATGTTTATACATGTATGTATAATGAAAGTTACACACACGTTACTTCATGCTACAATAATCTCTTATCTTGTAAAGACTAACTATACCCATGGTAGCAAAATCAGATATTTGCATAAGCACCATGAGCTGTACACAGAAAATAGTTCGGAAAATATCCCACCTGATCGCTGACTATTTTGATGCCTAAATCTATGTTACACGGATTCGAGTGTGAGTGCTGAATACGGGTATGTATCTGCCACGGGTATGGTTAGTCTTTTCTGAGTTTTTCCACATATTTAGAGGACCCATGAGGTCATATCACCATATCCGTGTGTCAGACACCAAGTGCTATACATGGGTACTGCAAGAAAATGAAGAGTCCGAGCAACATAGGCCTAAATGAAGACTAGGCCAATAAGGTACTAGAGCATTTAGGAAAACTATTGCGATGAAAGCATAAACATGCTCGATTATTATGTACATTTAGATATATTTCTTACATCTACTTTACGGTGATGAAGTGCTTACCCCAAGCTATCCGAACCAAATAATAAACATGCTCGATTATTATGTACAGCCAACTATGGTTGAAGTCTTAGTCGATTGAAGAACGCCAAGAAGTGATATTCAGGAGCCCAGTATACAAATCCGACAACAGGCCCTCCTTTGATGTACTGTTTGAATTAGCCATTtagaaaattgaataattagtATCTATTTGAGTTTTAAAGACATTGAACCAAAAACATTATCAGACAAAAGAGATAAACCTTCCCATCAAGAATGACAAGTTCACCATCAACCCATCGTGGATTTCGAAAGCCTGGCTCAGCAAGCCTCCCTTGTCCTTTATATCGAGCAACCTGAGTTGCAAAAAAGAACACAAAATCTCCTTAACGTTTGAAGAAGGTACGAAAAGGAAAAGTTCAAACAAATACGAGCTAAGAATGTAAGCTAAAATGTACCACTCCAAATTCTTCAGGAATTATTCCTTTATGTGGGAGCTGATATCTTTTACCAACTCTGGCTCGAAATGCCACCTGTAGAAATTCCAAGGTATAGTATAAGGAGACAAACCAAATAAAGGTAGGTAATCATTCCAAAGAGGAactattaacttaaaaacaaacAAGACATTCAGCTACATTTGAAATGTATAAATCATTCGGCACTGCACAATTAATGGAATCCTACTTTCAAGCTCAATTAAAGCTACCTCTATTCATAACagaaagttaaattaaatgatgaaatcacCTGGCCTGCTGGCACATAAGGATCCCCGGTTAGTTTTTCAGCTTCCAcatattcataaaattcaagATCTGAAGGCTCCTTAGTCCCACTATCCCCTTGCCACTGGCCAAATTTGCGTCTAAGATGAATGACTTCAGAAGTGTAAAGCCCATGCGCACCGACATATAGTCCTGATCAAACCAACATAATCTAAATACAATATTCTACGATAGTTGATAGGCATGAATAACCATCATGGCAAAACAATAGAGGACAATGTAAAATAGTGTAAACAAAACGAGagaataaattatcatttcatcaAAATATCAAGAAGCAGAACAGATGGTGTTAGAAATCACCGTTTAGAGGATCTGGTGATGCTGAAGTTTCAATGCGATGGAAAGTTGTTGATCCAGATAGTGGTTGATGATTTTGAGCTTGATTGAGAGTGAGATTTATTAATTCGCCAACATCTTTCAGCACCTGCATTGTGGAAATCAGTTAGCAAACCAAGCATTATAGCGTAGAAACTTAAAACGGGAAATGATCTGTAAAACTCAATCTACAAAATTTATTCATCGTGTTTATTTAATATGAACCCACCTTCAAAGGTATCTTGTCTCTGCCACTGCCAATAAATTTAGCAAGATCAAACATTATGTTATCTACGCTACGTTGGCTTTGAGCCTTTGGTTTCCTATCCGTCGAACCCTTTGTCTTGAGACTAGAAACTTGTTGGTTTACGTCTTCTtctatagaaaatgaaaatgttagtTGCCCCTTTTTCACTAGCTTAGCAGGCACTCTAACTGAGTCCAATGCAGGTACACTGCCAGAAAGTTTTTCTACAAGACCACCAACGACAACTTTAACTGCAATTTCACCTCGCTTATCACTATCAATAAACCCACTATCAACATCCATCTCAAACTGATCTCTCTCATGGTCATTTTCACTCTTAAGTTCATCATCCAATTCTATACTTTCCACCTCAGCATCTTTATCTTCGTCGTCTTCATCAATGATCTGCTCAATCACCTTAGATATAAAATCTTGGTCCACTTTCCCGGGTGCACTGACTTTCAAGACCTTGACCTTCACCCCAGGAATCATATCTTGCAGTAAATTCTGAAAACTAGTTAGTCCCTCACCCACATCAGATCCATCTTCtgcaacatcatcatcatcatcatcatcttcataatcaccatcttcatcatcttctgTACTCACAACAAAAAGATCACTTTTGTCTTCACTGGTGACTGATGGAACCCTGCGACTTGTGGCTCCTGATGTTTTAGAAGACACCTTTGAAGGATCTGGGAAAACCCTTCTCTTTTTCAAGTACACTGCCTGAAAAACACCAAATAAGGCTGCATTCGTGAAACATTAAATGCTACTACAAATGGAATACAAAACTACAAATACTAAGCAGGATGTCTGGTACACACAGATATACAAGTGTCCATGTGTATGAATGTGTATATACACCCCGATGGCTTACTGCGCCTCACTgaatcaaacacatatataacaAGCAATACACAAAAATCATTGGACATATCAACTGATGACAAACTTTCATCAAAGCTAGATATAAGACTTGATTTACTGTCATTATACTCCAACAAAGGATCATGAAgagacacacacacacacacactaaAAAGCCAGTTTGAGAATTATCATCATTAGAACCATGAACACAAATATAGAAGGTGACATCCCAAAGTGACCTACAGTAAGCCAGTTTTTCTGTTAATTTAACAGAAAATGCTGCTGTCTAAGTAACTTTAACTCAAACATCAGAAAATTATGCAGCAATCCAGAAAGAATGGGAATAAAAGATACCTGCTGTTTGTATTCACCTTTCTTGTTTACAGTAAGAAAGATCTCAAATAAGGGCATACCAGCCGATGCAGTAGTGAGTTGCCTGAAAGGAAAGCATCAGTCTAACAAGAACTCAGAAACATTCATTTAAATTAGAAATCAGTAAGCATGAGAAAGAAGTATAAGAAAACAGGAGCCAATGCCaaataactaaaaaagaaaTGCCCCGTACTTTAACTGTATATTTGATATTAGTAGAGCATATACATGTGTGCTCAAACATAGAAATGAtctatacatacatataaacatGAAAGATTGGAGTGATTACCTAGGACTAAAACTCCTAGCGACATATCTGCCATGCTCGGCAGTTATACGTATAATTAGACCGTGAGGATCTTTGGTATCATCGGATAGACCAGCCCACCATCCAACCTGGAACCCAAGACCATAAAACCAAACAACATTTACTTAAAACCGCTATAAAGGAaccatttttttcttcaaaataaaagttaaaacttaCCAACCCAGTACCGGCAGTGTCTCGTAAAAATGCTGCATCCTCGAAACGTTCTTCCACTACTGCTTTCTGAAATGACAATAAATCAGGTCAGCACTCAGCAAGAACAATGGAAATTCCTTCCGTTTTCccccttaaaaaaattaaataaatgaaatttaattcatacATTTAAATGGGACATGGTTCTGCCAACAGTGTCATTTGTAGAAGCAGCTGCAATTGCAACTTTTAACCTAGCAGCATCCTCATAATCTTCTTTACATACAGCTTCATATAACTGTGCCTGTTAAAAGGTCAAAAAAGCTTGTAATCAAAGACATTCCATCAATTTTCAAGGTTTTCCCATTTTACAATCATAATCGATCATTACAAACATTGAACTGAATACCTAATTGAACTTGTACTAACTAATTAAGTGGGGCTCGAACATGAGATTTCAAAATTCCGGCCtcaaacttaccatttaacaaGACCTTTTCaagcttattatttttttttcaaaaaaaaaagcaaaaaagaagcATAGATTCATAAAGACCTTCAAAAGGGACAGGAGCCGTTCTTGTTCATCGACTTGTTCGAAGTGCTTTTTCCATTGATCCCAATCCCAATCTCCCTCTTCGTCTCGTCGCCGCCGTCGGTTCTCAGAAACGCCGCCGGTTTCCGCGGGGTGTTTACGGAAAGGGTTCAAGTACGAATCGAATCGTTTGACGGCACTCTTGATAACGTCTACAACGGCGGAGTCCCACCTCCAGCTAACGGAATTGTTGTCGGAAGAGTTATCGGAGCAGCGGCACAGAGTGGAATCGGGGAACCTCGCCGGCGGGTAATAAAACGATCTTTTAAAAGACGGAAACTGATGGCTCGGGAATGTGAGATTACCAGGTGAAGGAGTTGGGATTGAAGCCATATCTTTATCTTTGCTTTCGTACTAAAATTTCTTCTTCGTTTCTTTCAGGGAAGGAGGGGAAGAAAATTCAGTTATAATTTTCCCAGAAAAGGATGAATTTGAATAGAGTGGGAAAGGAAGAAGTTTGGGGTTTGGGTATTTGATTtgtgaaaagaagagaaaaagaggtGGCGGAAGCGGCAGTGGTGAGGGTGGCGACTGGTGGTGGTGAGCGTAGAGAGAGTATGCAATTTAGAGATAAAGCAAGTTTTGGTTGCGTTACGTACTTTAACACTTCTGGTAAAAATACTACTTCtggtatttatattaaaaaatataatttatggcTTAGGATTTTTTTTCGCTGAAAAGGGCAaagacagaaaaagaaaaacagtgaGTGAAGAGTGGAGACATAAACAGAAGACATGTTGAGGTAATCTCCAAGTAACATTTATATCTAATATCATTTGCTTATATTTTCTGTCAAATTCTAGTTTTAGTCCCTGTATTGTTTTCAACTTCTAATTTGTACGCTTAACTCCtaaattggtacctaaattatttttttcatcttggtgcctaattttttttgttacatgtgGTATCTGAACTATATTTTTTCTCAAGTTGAAACTTATGTTAGTCAAATCGTTaagtctattttttttaaaaagtttaaccTACAATTTGGTATGTaaactatgtttttttttctcattttggtacctaaatattttttagtcataAGTGGTACCTAAAGTACCTTTGTTTCCCAAGCTGATACCTCTGCTAGTTTAAAAAAGACAAATATTAGTTTCTCTTATGTATTTatattctttctatttttaattttttctttcttcaaaatcAGACTGATGATTGAACCGATTAGGCCATCAGTTCTCGATTTGATCAATTCATTTGGTtcgatcaaataaattattaaaaaatcataaaaaaatttaaaaataaagaaataggtTCAACCGATTTGTATGGATTCAACCCTTATCTACGAATCAATATCTCAATTTGACTAGCCGATTTGGTCTGGTTCTGTAAACATTggttttaattgatgaaatagcTTCTTCAATCCTAACAAGTCGAGCAAGCAGGCGGTGAAGTTCGAAAATAAAGTTAATCACTAGTGTTTCGACCTCGGGATGGCAAATTTCAAGCATTGCTAGTATTACTAGATACTATAAAGgaacaagaaaagaaatagagaaaaaaataaaaagagaaattatgtaaaagaaataagggaattaaaagaattaaaaatgtttttttaagtttattgactaatttttttaacgaatataatattttgatgtaACATGGATAACAAAAGAATGGTTTAGGTACCACTTGTgacaaaagaaaatgtttaggtaccaaaattaaaaaaaaaaacatagtttAGATAACGTTTTGACTAATAGATGTACCATTGGGGAAACAAAGTAGTTTAGATATCACTTGagaccaaaaaaaaagtttaggtacaaACATGGAAAAAAGGGTATAGTTTAGTACCAATTTATATAGAAcaattttaaaaggtaaattgcatctaaggtcactaaactattagtaagtttatgttttggtcactcatctttaaaattttacaaaatggtcattgaacGATTTGAGAGTTTTCATTCAAGTTACTAGGTTGTTAAAACCGCTATAGTATGGCCTACACCAATCTAAAGCTCTCAAGCTCTCTCTTctacaattcatttttttcatgaaactaTTTTGAACGTTATAAATCTGCAAactaaaatccaaacaactttcttctgaCTTTTGAGGCTAACTGTCatatcaacttggatctaaTGTATGCTCTTCTAATTATCGATAGGTACTGATTCACTATAACAATTGTTGAATTTTCACTTAAAGCTCACtagccaaatttaaaaaaaaaacttatcaacacagtgacttaaataaaaactttcaaatagtttaacaacttaaatgaaaactttcgaatagttctgtgatcattttgtaactttttgaagtttaGTGACTACAACGTgaacttattaatagtttaacGACATTGGATGTAGTTTAaccaattttaatataagtttGAGCATGTACATAGTAAATTCAAACCAATACAAAGCTCAAATAgacaaaaaacccaaaatatatCTGGACaaaatctgtaacacccctaacccatatccgtcgtaGGAACagagttacggagcattatcggagtttacagaacaaatacagtcaattcatatcatttactattcatatccaaaatcaaatatattcaatcatattgtcccttaaatggaCCCTCGAGGCCCAATTTATGagttagaaacaagttgggactaaatcgggaattcagagaatttttcatgaaattttaaaaattttcttagatgcaggggacacatgcccgtgtggctcacatggccaagtgacacgcccgtgtcccaggccatgtgggcattcgatgtgagacacacaaccgtgtcccagcccgtgtccttacccatgtaactctctgacttaggtcacacgaccaaccacacgctcgtgtgctaggccatgtggacaatttaattttcgaaAATTAGGTGTAGGAGGCACACGGCCTAACCACACGCCCGTGGGCATGGCCGTATGTCACACACGACTAAGACACACGcttgtgtctctgcccgtgtggacgaaaataggccattttcaaggccatttttctcacccattttgcCTTCCAcctataacaacatttaaacacTTTCCCCAACCAATTCAAGACATTTAAACCAAGCCAAAAATAAGTATTATGCATGATATTTCATCACATATATTCATGTATTCAAACTTACCTAATTGTGTAATCAtgtaaatttaccaaaattcaatttaaccatactaaatacacatatattaaacatgatatagacttatacatattcatcaaacatgtaacagcccgattttagctaaatcgaatagtggttttgaaacTACAAATAcgaaatcataaaattattttaatattattttaagtgtttatagtatgttatttgatatgtgtgaaaatttcgtgatttaattttaccgcttgtgtgcttaatttgataaaaaggacttaatcgcgtaaaatacaAAAGTTGCATACTATTTGTTTAAAGTGCTTAAttgctatgattaattaaattaaaagtccTTATGATGATATTAGACCACTGGTAGTGTTAATGGACATTAATGTACATGCAttataaatttctatatttattcattaagggtaatttagtaaatggaatattaatatgtaataaataaaacaaaacataaaaaaaatcatgcatGTTCATCTTGTTAGTCGaaactcaaagaaaaagaagccattttttttGAAGCTTCAAGTTCGGCActtgggagcttgatttaggtatgttatttgctcaatttttgataatttttacgtttttgagatcgttgctttgtattctagctagcccatgctttagttttcgaatttgatgatgattttgtgaaatgccattgataaatattcaagctttttgttgtttgatgatgaaaaataaatatttgttgatagattatcatattttattaagtggtttttgataaaaatgcttattaaggattaaattgtgaaatttgtaaattgaggggtcaaaatgtgaaataaatggaattaatgggCTGCAAGGGACCTAGGGAAGATTCGACCTAACATGAGcatgatgaaattttgagtattttgtgttgttttgaaatagggactaaattgtaaaaatgtgaaatgttaggggctaaagtgaaaaatacccatttatgtgtttttggatgaaatttaatgaatatgtctttaaataagttaaattggaattgatttagatcaagaaagaaagaaatcggagttagatcggggaagtCGAAAGTTGTCGAATAGTCGTTCCGATCCGTTCGTTTCTaaacgaggtaagttcataggtaattaaatgtttttaaattaaaatttatgtatatatattaaatgtagctgaattgaattgtatgtattgatatatatatatatatatgttgctAAATTGATTTGAGCATGGGATGACCTATTTCGAGCTTGAATCGATTGAATTACGATGTCCgaaagccccgtacgaaccataggaataATATAGGATAtgtatgtcatgacattaggactTCCGAGGTATGGTTTTGTgcaagaccatgtctgggacattggcatcgatataagattacgtgtaagaccatgtccgggacattggcatcgatatgagattacgtgtaagaccctgtctaggacagtggcatcgatatgtgataacatgtaagaccatatctgggatatggcattgtatgtgatatatgtgtttcCGAGTATCCTTAACgattccgaatggttcaacgggcaatgttaaAACGAGACCGAACGTGAATTTGATCTAAATGACTCAGGTATGTATGAGGTATATATGtttattgaaaaataaggtaagtgaaATTACTTAATATGGTTATTTGGATTATATGAGATAAATGACTGTATATGTTTATGAGATTAGCTAAATTTTGGCCTATttcgaattaaattatatatgttctcaTGATGAATtaattgcttatgacttactaagctttcagagcttactttgtgtgttttttcatggttttatagattttgaaagctagCTCGAGTTTGGGGATCATCCAGGAacatcgtcacactatcgatcgcTATTTCGGTACTTTAAAAGTTTATACTTTcgacatatggcatgtataagctagtttCAATACGGTTCATTTTGATCTGTATATATAtgtagccatgcgaaaatgccTTGATAATGATGCTAATGTTTGTGTATATTCGGTCATGGTATATATGTATGGTGTTTTGGTTATATGTTTAGGTTGAGCAACGACTTAGTTGATGGATGTGTTTTTACTATAATACATAAGTTCCCATAAGTTAAGTTATGTATAAGTGATTGTTTGCATATTGGTTGTTTAGGTACGGTTGgtgatagaaaaaaaaaagaagactatGTTTTATAGAAGTTTGGTCAGTCATTTGAGCAAGTATAATGTGTTTGGTTAATAATGTTATTTGGTTATAAAATGGTACCTAGTTGagattttgttttgatattggTATGACCTATAAAGGTTAAATTGGATGAccaaataaatgattaattgattggtTGAATACATGAAAATTCGACATGCTATTTATCATGCAAATCATGTGTacattgatttattatttgtgtaCAAAAAAGTTTAATGTGGCTATTGTGAAATGCACCTAAGTTGGTAATGGTTACAATTGGCTTTGGTTTTAGGGTGATATACGCATGATATGATAGcattaaaagtaattttgacTATGTGGTAATGTTAACTAATGTTTTATAGGTGAATGAATATTATGTTGTgtgt
The nucleotide sequence above comes from Gossypium raimondii isolate GPD5lz chromosome 13, ASM2569854v1, whole genome shotgun sequence. Encoded proteins:
- the LOC105783198 gene encoding protein EXECUTER 1, chloroplastic, which encodes MASIPTPSPGNLTFPSHQFPSFKRSFYYPPARFPDSTLCRCSDNSSDNNSVSWRWDSAVVDVIKSAVKRFDSYLNPFRKHPAETGGVSENRRRRRDEEGDWDWDQWKKHFEQVDEQERLLSLLKAQLYEAVCKEDYEDAARLKVAIAAASTNDTVGRTMSHLNKAVVEERFEDAAFLRDTAGTGLVGWWAGLSDDTKDPHGLIIRITAEHGRYVARSFSPRQLTTASAGMPLFEIFLTVNKKGEYKQQAVYLKKRRVFPDPSKVSSKTSGATSRRVPSVTSEDKSDLFVVSTEDDEDGDYEDDDDDDDVAEDGSDVGEGLTSFQNLLQDMIPGVKVKVLKVSAPGKVDQDFISKVIEQIIDEDDEDKDAEVESIELDDELKSENDHERDQFEMDVDSGFIDSDKRGEIAVKVVVGGLVEKLSGSVPALDSVRVPAKLVKKGQLTFSFSIEEDVNQQVSSLKTKGSTDRKPKAQSQRSVDNIMFDLAKFIGSGRDKIPLKVLKDVGELINLTLNQAQNHQPLSGSTTFHRIETSASPDPLNGLYVGAHGLYTSEVIHLRRKFGQWQGDSGTKEPSDLEFYEYVEAEKLTGDPYVPAGQVAFRARVGKRYQLPHKGIIPEEFGVVARYKGQGRLAEPGFRNPRWVDGELVILDGKYIKGGPVVGFVYWAPEYHFLAFFNRLRLQP